In Sphingobacteriaceae bacterium, one genomic interval encodes:
- a CDS encoding ABC transporter substrate-binding protein, with protein MRIFGLFLVSTISIMVITACGGDQDKGSNERLSGNKVLRIAEVNAPISIFPHKLTNNVEALIASQIHEGLVKINPKDLSIMPGIAEKWEIGPDGKTITFFLRKDAQFQEDEKVKGSNYKVTSKDVKFTFELLCTNRKDNYHFQTVCKDRLVGANDYYVNSDKAEKNEIKGLKIIDDYTFSVELLNSPQIFLQILANPVASIINKKVYDRRKDSLNTGLGPFIYDYKASNKKRHVLYRNKNYYAKNAKGESLPLIDSLIIDVVASSEEALQGFKSEKFDLITSVPSNQLKSLVEENIGDFKGKSPRYIIEQKPEMLSSFYAFNVNKEPFNNLKLRQAFNYAIDRNRIIEKVLFGQAHGPAENGIVPPSFSYYPSHTIKGYTFDVEKAKALLKEAGYPEGKGLPEIQLLVNSGNSINNSVAVEIQKQLKNNINVNIGFESIPISEKFYLEVKGKAEMFREGWVADYPSPESFLSVFYGEPVTNDTSQMAFPNTTKYKNLEFDRYYKMGRDAVNTDSATKYFLIAEQILIDDAPLIPLWYDSNCRLINFRIKNFYTNALRFYDFTQVDIVDEPKQ; from the coding sequence ATGAGGATTTTCGGTCTATTTCTTGTTTCCACGATTAGTATTATGGTGATTACTGCTTGCGGAGGAGATCAGGACAAGGGGAGTAACGAGCGTTTAAGTGGCAATAAGGTGCTTAGAATTGCTGAAGTGAATGCGCCAATAAGTATTTTCCCTCATAAGTTAACTAACAACGTAGAAGCGCTTATTGCCTCTCAAATCCACGAAGGATTAGTTAAAATAAACCCTAAAGATTTGAGCATTATGCCCGGAATTGCCGAAAAATGGGAAATTGGCCCGGATGGCAAAACAATCACCTTCTTTTTAAGGAAAGACGCTCAATTTCAGGAAGATGAGAAGGTAAAAGGCTCGAATTATAAGGTTACATCAAAGGATGTAAAGTTCACATTTGAATTATTATGTACAAATAGAAAGGATAATTATCATTTTCAAACAGTATGCAAGGACAGGCTAGTGGGCGCAAATGATTACTATGTAAATAGCGATAAAGCAGAAAAAAATGAAATTAAAGGTTTAAAAATAATTGATGATTATACTTTTTCCGTTGAGTTATTGAATTCTCCTCAAATCTTTTTACAGATACTTGCAAATCCGGTGGCTTCAATCATCAATAAAAAAGTATATGATCGCAGAAAGGATAGTTTAAATACAGGCTTGGGGCCATTTATTTATGATTATAAAGCTTCAAACAAAAAAAGACATGTATTATACAGAAATAAGAATTATTACGCAAAAAACGCTAAAGGTGAATCGTTGCCTTTAATTGACTCGTTAATTATTGATGTGGTTGCTTCTTCTGAAGAGGCATTACAAGGATTTAAAAGCGAAAAGTTTGATTTAATCACATCCGTTCCAAGTAATCAATTAAAAAGTTTGGTAGAAGAAAATATTGGAGATTTTAAAGGTAAATCTCCTAGATATATTATTGAACAAAAACCGGAAATGCTTAGTTCTTTTTATGCTTTTAATGTGAATAAGGAGCCGTTTAATAACTTAAAATTAAGACAGGCCTTTAATTATGCAATAGACAGAAACCGAATCATTGAAAAAGTATTGTTTGGCCAGGCTCATGGTCCGGCTGAAAACGGAATTGTTCCTCCTTCATTTTCTTATTATCCTTCTCATACCATTAAAGGATACACGTTTGATGTTGAAAAAGCAAAAGCACTCTTAAAAGAAGCCGGTTATCCGGAAGGAAAAGGTTTACCGGAGATTCAATTACTTGTAAATTCAGGAAACTCAATAAATAATTCAGTTGCTGTTGAAATTCAAAAGCAACTTAAGAATAATATAAATGTAAATATTGGATTTGAATCTATTCCAATTTCAGAAAAGTTTTATTTAGAAGTTAAAGGAAAAGCAGAAATGTTTCGTGAAGGATGGGTTGCCGATTATCCTAGCCCGGAATCCTTTCTTTCCGTGTTTTATGGAGAGCCCGTTACTAACGACACAAGCCAAATGGCATTTCCAAACACAACAAAATATAAAAACTTAGAGTTTGATCGGTATTATAAAATGGGGAGAGATGCAGTGAATACCGATTCAGCAACAAAATATTTTTTAATTGCCGAGCAAATATTAATTGACGATGCCCCACTTATTCCGTTGTGGTATGATAGTAATTGCCGATTGATTAATTTCCGAATTAAAAATTTTTATACTAATGCATTGCGTTTTTATGATTTTACGCAAGTAGATATAGTGGATGAGCCCAAACAATAA
- a CDS encoding acetyl-CoA carboxylase biotin carboxyl carrier protein subunit, which yields MYNIIINSQTSIKTNIQINGDAFQGDIQDLFLKGSFIKINNNQFHLIYNNQSFNVDLLKLNAEEKSMVLKINNTKFNIQLQDKYDLLLKNLGMDNLSTKKISDIKAPMPGMVLSILVKEGEEVKKGDALIILEAMKMENILKSPSDGLVKKVVANKGKAVEKNEVLIQF from the coding sequence ATGTATAATATAATCATTAACAGCCAAACCTCTATTAAAACCAACATCCAAATTAATGGAGATGCTTTTCAAGGAGACATTCAGGATTTATTTTTAAAGGGGTCTTTCATTAAAATAAATAACAATCAATTTCATTTGATTTATAATAACCAATCATTTAATGTTGATTTATTGAAGTTAAATGCTGAAGAAAAAAGCATGGTTTTAAAAATAAACAACACTAAATTCAATATTCAGTTACAAGACAAGTACGATTTATTATTGAAAAATTTAGGGATGGATAATTTATCAACCAAAAAAATAAGTGATATAAAAGCGCCAATGCCCGGAATGGTTCTTAGTATTTTGGTGAAAGAAGGAGAAGAAGTTAAAAAAGGAGATGCTTTAATTATTCTTGAAGCCATGAAAATGGAAAATATACTTAAAAGTCCAAGCGACGGCTTGGTTAAAAAAGTTGTTGCCAACAAAGGGAAAGCTGTTGAAAAAAACGAAGTACTTATTCAATTTTAA
- a CDS encoding iron-containing alcohol dehydrogenase: protein MQHKNFKNIDKVTYGRGSFSQLAETIAPVRKENKQYFVYLIDHFFKDKPLSEKLQNKKEDLIYFIDVDPYEPTTQQVDSLRDEILNKKGLPSGVIGIGGGSIMDIAKALSLMLTNEGSSVLYQGLNLIKKPGVYHLGIPTISGTGAEVSMTAVLTGPEKKLGLKCDWTVFNQVILDPELIATVPTNWWFYTGMDTYIHCIESHGGIRNNAFSIAYGDQALSLCREVYLNDSAGQTEENNNKLMVASLMGGLSLTYSEVGVCHALSYGLSKIHGTRHCFANCVLFQHLQDIYPQGVKEFKEMIKKHKIVLPQNLSQNWDENTLNKMVDVSINLPFMWNHAFGDNYKEIATRDFIKNLFLRL from the coding sequence ATGCAACACAAAAACTTCAAAAATATAGATAAGGTAACATACGGAAGAGGTTCTTTCTCACAATTAGCAGAAACCATAGCCCCTGTTAGAAAAGAAAACAAACAATATTTTGTTTACCTAATAGATCATTTTTTTAAAGACAAGCCGTTGTCCGAAAAGCTGCAAAACAAAAAAGAAGATTTAATTTATTTTATTGATGTTGACCCTTATGAACCCACTACGCAGCAAGTTGACAGCTTACGCGATGAAATTTTAAATAAGAAAGGTTTGCCAAGTGGTGTAATTGGAATAGGTGGTGGAAGTATTATGGATATAGCCAAGGCCTTATCTTTAATGTTAACCAATGAAGGATCTTCAGTTTTATATCAGGGTTTGAATTTGATAAAAAAACCAGGTGTTTATCATTTGGGCATCCCTACAATAAGCGGAACAGGGGCTGAAGTTTCAATGACTGCAGTACTCACCGGGCCTGAAAAAAAATTAGGTTTAAAATGCGATTGGACGGTGTTTAATCAGGTTATTTTAGATCCGGAGTTAATAGCCACGGTACCTACTAATTGGTGGTTTTATACAGGAATGGACACTTATATACACTGTATTGAATCCCACGGTGGAATCAGAAATAATGCCTTTAGTATTGCATATGGAGATCAAGCTTTATCCTTATGTCGTGAGGTATATCTGAATGATTCCGCCGGACAAACAGAAGAAAATAATAACAAATTAATGGTGGCTTCATTAATGGGCGGTTTAAGTTTAACATACAGCGAGGTTGGTGTTTGCCATGCCCTAAGTTATGGTCTTTCAAAAATTCATGGTACCAGACATTGTTTTGCTAATTGCGTATTATTTCAACATTTGCAAGACATTTATCCACAAGGTGTAAAAGAATTTAAGGAAATGATCAAAAAACATAAAATAGTTTTGCCACAAAATTTGAGCCAAAATTGGGATGAAAATACTTTAAACAAAATGGTTGACGTTAGCATTAATCTACCATTTATGTGGAATCATGCATTTGGTGACAATTATAAGGAAATTGCAACGCGTGATTTTATTAAAAACCTTTTTCTACGCTTGTAA
- a CDS encoding superoxide dismutase — translation MNSRRLFLKKSGLLTLSLIISKTWGAKNFYVAHQNANLSNSPFQLPELPYAYDALEPFIDKETMQIHYTKHHQSYVNKLNDTSSTNIDYQSSDEVKCTHIDKFTSPVIRNNLGGHYNHSLFWTLLKSNPEKKDNSPSGKILKGIIASFGSYENFKTEFAKNALSQFGSGWCWLILTSEAQLKITTTPNQDNPLMKLEGVQGKPLLALDVWEHAYYLKYQNKRAEYIENWWNVVNWDEVNTRYSNISTR, via the coding sequence ATGAATAGCAGAAGATTATTTCTTAAAAAAAGTGGGTTATTAACCTTAAGCCTAATTATTTCTAAGACTTGGGGTGCAAAAAACTTTTATGTGGCACATCAAAATGCTAATCTTTCCAATTCCCCATTTCAATTACCCGAATTACCTTATGCGTATGATGCTTTAGAGCCATTTATTGATAAAGAAACTATGCAAATTCATTATACTAAGCACCATCAATCCTACGTAAACAAATTAAATGATACTTCTTCAACAAATATAGATTACCAATCAAGCGACGAAGTAAAATGTACGCATATTGATAAATTCACAAGTCCTGTTATCCGGAATAATTTAGGAGGGCATTATAATCACTCCTTATTTTGGACCTTATTAAAATCAAACCCTGAGAAAAAAGACAATAGTCCTAGCGGGAAAATATTAAAAGGTATCATCGCAAGCTTTGGCAGCTATGAAAATTTTAAAACTGAATTTGCAAAAAATGCATTATCACAATTTGGGAGCGGTTGGTGTTGGTTAATCTTAACGTCCGAAGCGCAATTAAAAATTACAACAACCCCCAATCAGGATAATCCACTTATGAAATTAGAGGGCGTACAGGGCAAACCTTTATTAGCTTTAGATGTTTGGGAACATGCTTATTATTTAAAATATCAGAATAAACGCGCTGAATATATTGAAAACTGGTGGAATGTGGTAAATTGGGATGAGGTCAATACTAGATACTCGAATATTTCTACCCGGTAA
- a CDS encoding ketoacyl-ACP synthase III, with translation MIRAAITTVAGYLPDNIVTNADLEKIIDTTDEWITTRTGIKQRHIEKDPKKATSDMCVEVVKMICKKRRITPDEIDLLICGTVTPDMVFPSTANVVCAKAGLTKAWGYDLSAACSGFIYGLATGTQFIESGRYKKVLIIGADMMSRIIDFEDRTTCVIFGDGAGGVLLEPSVDDNGIQDFVLHNDGNGAVHLHMKAGGSLNPASMDTVTNKMHYVHQEGQTVFKHAVYNMAEVSANIMEKNKLSSNDVNWLVAHQANKRIIDATASRMGIGSEKVMMNIERYGNTTAGTIPLLLWDYEKQLRKGDNLIFSAFGGGFTWGAIYVKWAYDGDKVNS, from the coding sequence ATGATTAGAGCAGCAATTACCACCGTAGCCGGATACTTACCTGACAATATTGTAACTAACGCAGACTTAGAAAAAATTATAGATACAACAGATGAGTGGATTACCACGCGAACCGGCATAAAGCAAAGACATATTGAAAAGGACCCCAAAAAGGCAACTTCAGATATGTGTGTTGAAGTTGTAAAAATGATTTGTAAGAAGCGAAGAATAACGCCCGATGAAATTGATTTGTTGATTTGCGGTACAGTGACTCCGGATATGGTTTTTCCTTCAACCGCAAATGTAGTTTGCGCAAAGGCCGGTTTAACAAAAGCCTGGGGCTACGATTTGTCGGCGGCCTGTAGTGGGTTTATTTACGGATTAGCAACAGGTACACAGTTTATTGAATCCGGCAGATATAAAAAGGTTTTAATAATCGGTGCCGACATGATGAGTAGAATTATAGATTTTGAAGACCGAACAACTTGCGTAATTTTTGGAGATGGGGCAGGAGGAGTACTTTTAGAACCATCTGTTGACGATAACGGCATTCAAGATTTTGTATTACACAATGATGGAAATGGAGCTGTACACTTACACATGAAGGCCGGAGGATCTTTAAATCCCGCTTCGATGGACACGGTGACTAATAAAATGCATTATGTACATCAGGAAGGTCAAACCGTATTTAAACATGCGGTTTATAATATGGCAGAAGTAAGCGCAAACATTATGGAGAAAAACAAACTTTCTTCCAATGATGTGAATTGGCTGGTGGCTCATCAGGCCAATAAACGAATAATTGATGCCACAGCCTCCAGAATGGGGATAGGTTCAGAAAAAGTAATGATGAACATTGAACGTTATGGAAACACCACGGCAGGAACTATTCCATTACTTCTCTGGGATTATGAAAAACAACTGAGAAAGGGTGATAATTTAATATTTTCCGCCTTCGGCGGCGGATTCACCTGGGGTGCCATTTATGTGAAATGGGCCTATGATGGTGATAAAGTAAATTCCTGA
- the dusB gene encoding tRNA dihydrouridine synthase DusB, with translation MVNIGNIQLPDFPLLLAPMEDVSDPPFRYVCKKYGADLMYTEFISSEGLIRDAIKSRKKLDIFEYEKPIGIQIFGGDEEAMALSAKIVDATQPDLLDINFGCPVKKVVCKGAGAGVLKDVDLMVRLTRAVVKSTSLPVTVKTRLGWDEKSINILEVAERLQDEGIKALTIHGRTRAQMYKGEANWEKIAEVKSNPKIKIPIFGNGDIDSPEKAIAYKNKYGVDGIMIGRAAIGYPWIFNEIKHFNKTGQNLPKPTIENRVEVCQQHLLKSVEWKGDKLGVLEMRNHYANYFKGIPNFKEMRTKLVTLNKHEEILDTLGEIKEIYSQI, from the coding sequence TTGGTTAATATCGGAAATATTCAACTACCCGATTTTCCGTTATTGCTCGCACCAATGGAGGACGTTAGCGATCCGCCTTTCCGATACGTTTGTAAAAAATATGGCGCTGATTTAATGTATACCGAGTTTATCAGTAGCGAAGGTTTAATACGCGATGCGATAAAAAGCAGAAAAAAGCTTGATATTTTTGAATATGAAAAACCAATAGGCATTCAAATTTTTGGAGGAGATGAAGAGGCTATGGCGCTTTCTGCTAAAATTGTTGACGCAACGCAACCAGATTTGTTGGATATTAATTTTGGTTGTCCGGTAAAAAAAGTAGTTTGTAAAGGCGCCGGCGCCGGGGTATTAAAAGATGTTGATTTAATGGTTAGGTTAACCCGGGCTGTTGTTAAGTCAACTTCGTTGCCGGTTACGGTGAAAACCCGTTTAGGCTGGGATGAGAAAAGCATTAATATTTTAGAAGTTGCAGAAAGGTTGCAAGACGAAGGCATAAAAGCATTAACTATTCACGGAAGGACCCGGGCACAAATGTATAAGGGCGAAGCGAATTGGGAAAAAATTGCAGAGGTAAAAAGTAATCCTAAAATAAAAATTCCAATATTTGGCAATGGTGATATTGATTCACCTGAAAAAGCGATTGCTTATAAGAATAAATACGGTGTAGACGGAATAATGATTGGAAGAGCAGCAATTGGATATCCATGGATATTTAATGAAATAAAACATTTTAATAAAACTGGTCAAAATTTACCAAAGCCGACTATTGAAAATAGAGTAGAAGTTTGTCAGCAACATCTGCTAAAATCGGTAGAATGGAAGGGTGACAAGTTAGGCGTATTGGAAATGCGAAACCATTATGCAAACTACTTTAAAGGGATTCCGAATTTCAAAGAAATGAGAACGAAATTGGTGACATTAAATAAACATGAAGAGATTTTGGATACTTTGGGCGAAATAAAAGAAATCTATTCTCAAATTTGA
- a CDS encoding phosphate acyltransferase, producing the protein MRLGFDILGGDHAPDHCLDGVILASKELANDVKLVLFGDESYAKAYFKNKGINADLFDYVHTTENIEMGEHPTKAFSQKPNSSIFLGFKHLKEGKINAFTSAGNTGAMLVGSMFTVKSVPGVIRPCITGVVPKENGGYGILLDVGTNADCKPDVLYQFGLLGSIWAKEINKIPNPKVGLLNIGEEPEKGNLVSQVAFNLMKDTKEYNFIGNIEGNDVYSDKADVIVCEGFVGNVLLKNAESFYKLIKKRNRSDEYFDRFNYELYGGTPILGINSNVIICHGHSSPVAIKNALILAKEMVNTKLEEKIKQVFQ; encoded by the coding sequence ATGAGATTAGGCTTTGATATATTAGGCGGTGATCACGCTCCCGACCATTGCCTGGATGGAGTTATTCTTGCATCAAAAGAATTAGCCAATGATGTAAAGCTGGTTTTATTTGGCGATGAATCATATGCTAAAGCGTATTTTAAAAATAAAGGAATAAATGCAGATTTATTTGATTACGTACACACAACCGAAAATATTGAAATGGGGGAGCATCCCACAAAAGCTTTTTCTCAAAAACCGAATAGCAGTATTTTTTTAGGCTTTAAACACCTGAAGGAAGGTAAAATTAATGCATTTACAAGTGCGGGAAATACAGGCGCAATGTTAGTTGGTTCCATGTTTACCGTAAAATCTGTACCGGGTGTTATTAGGCCTTGTATTACCGGTGTTGTACCGAAAGAAAACGGAGGTTACGGTATATTATTAGACGTGGGCACGAATGCTGACTGTAAACCTGATGTGCTTTATCAATTTGGACTTTTAGGTTCTATTTGGGCCAAAGAAATAAATAAAATACCAAATCCAAAAGTTGGACTGTTGAATATCGGAGAAGAACCTGAAAAGGGAAATTTAGTTTCTCAAGTAGCTTTCAATTTAATGAAGGATACAAAAGAGTATAATTTTATAGGCAATATTGAAGGGAATGACGTATATTCTGATAAAGCAGATGTAATCGTTTGTGAAGGCTTTGTTGGAAACGTTTTATTAAAAAACGCTGAGTCATTTTATAAACTTATAAAAAAGAGAAACAGAAGCGATGAGTATTTTGATCGATTTAATTATGAATTGTATGGCGGCACGCCAATTTTAGGAATAAACTCGAACGTAATTATTTGTCATGGTCATTCAAGTCCTGTTGCCATAAAAAACGCGTTAATTCTGGCGAAAGAAATGGTAAATACTAAACTCGAAGAAAAAATAAAGCAAGTTTTTCAATAA